The following is a genomic window from Bradysia coprophila strain Holo2 chromosome IV unlocalized genomic scaffold, BU_Bcop_v1 contig_5, whole genome shotgun sequence.
taatttaccggAATTGCAAATTCAGAAGTATTTTGTATAGTCATTCAGCAGACGATGTGTTTCATTCTTCGTTGTGCATCAGAAATTAATTAGATTGtattaaaaaaacatagctaacgccgacccgtacgaaacccctattcgtatcaaaagcctttaatgtgaaactcttcatttctcttacttcattttcttctctgctgaaaaactattctccctttaaaatcacttacattatccactctttgccttgttatcatatacaactaaattgccggaggcaatatagacagccccgtacgaagacaaatttcataaattcctatttaaacagctatataccgctatatttaactatatttcactataaataaacatttcacagataaatatatgctattatatagctctatatgcctgtatatagctcaatatagctgtatataggtatatatagatgtccgtatatggaatccctgaaaccccacacacataacaaattatttccatgttaacagaaactctctaagtaccatttttcccaagatatttctattttactaaaatccaatatggccgccggcagccattttgttaggagaccggaaatagtaccgacgctttacattcgttaatacctttcaaacaaaaaaaattcatgaaattcggtcaaaatttactcgagatattgtcaaaatacaccacgttcactgtacttccgagtagccagataagagctcactccaagagacctagctcacgctccggagaacataatttcataaattttttttccctgattggaacggtcaatacctatctaataaagctaaaacagacgaaatatgttcaaatgtggccgacctacaagcaaaaactgcttgccgccctgtgcctgttccacaccaaggggtctaactcacgagtcggtcatccgatttccataaactttttttttgtcgatcggtattgtaaataccttttatttgacgtatcacttacaagtttaacgtttaaatgtccggagatatcttcgaaaaaccgtaaagcacttattgggccacagctcgggaggggtcgatccaaaatcactcatcttcgaacttagcctgtcttttgacattaccaaacgggaaaaaaaagaattttcaaaatcggatgcgttttactcaagttatcgtgcagacagacagacggacagacggacattttttttttcgcggatttggcatctctagacaaccacaataggttttcccttactcagggagtccaattcgacgtgttacaaacgtatgcgtaaacctataagaccccagtacttcgtacgggtctaaacagCATCAATTCAAGCATGTGTGGTACCATAGCACTCAGTAGCAGAGGTGTGGTGGTACTCTtatactgaaactggacagtaccgaacaaattttggcactgtaaagatttttgaacaatttttcatacaaaatagtactctatttgaaactaagagtaattatacctagagaggaaattccgaacaaaattacgtaaaatatgtggttccaacatgaaatacgaaatgtttattggtatgtgttTGCCCACTTAATTAAGATGGCAAATTGAGTTATCAAAAGCGTCAACgcatacatgtattggtgtaaaattatacgaaatgtgtatcttatacaaaataatgttgaaaCCACATTTCGTCGTGCAAATTTCGTCTCTAGTTATAATTACTCTTTGATTTGAAAGCTGttacttttgcttgaagtgcgttgacagCATTGATTCGAATTAATTAACAACGTTTTCGTGTGCGACCATAGCTTTCATGAACCAAAATGATTCCCACAACTTCCTCCCAAACACActtattttcatatgaatcaaaatttcagcaaaatcTATAACAACGCATTGGAGTTATCACTCTTCCACTTAGTTATATCCGAGGTTATCTCATtcaaaatacgaaatttgtcattttttcttacaaatttcaaaactttgaACTGCAGTATATCTCGATCAATTACGTTTGacagctcgttgaactcgtgcGGCTGCTTTTAAGacgttgctgtaaatatgttcCTTTGTCCCAAAAAATGGACTTCCGTCACGTCTTTTACtgtgaatttcaattttaataattaactTGTTGAGTGTTCCTTTGgttatacaaaaattcatatCGGTTTTATTATCTTATCTGGTTTATTTCAACGAGTATAGATTCTATATTACTACGACTACAGCTTATAAATTAACAACCTTATATACCATTGAATGTTACAACTTGAGAGCTTTAAGTTCCTTCTcctgatttttattttttgcctCCAGCTCCTGTATTTTCTTTAacagtttgaaaatttcattatttttcttttcattttccatgactaAATCTTGAATTTTCTCCTCCAAAACGGGATTAATTGTTACATCATCGGGATCATCTAAAtacgatttaaaaatgttacCATCTACTGTGATTAAttgcaaattaaattattaccaCTAGCATCCATGTCAGAAGCACCTTCTTTCGGTTTATTGGTTGAATCCTCTTTGGGAGGATCTTTGTTtggaggattttttttgggagAATCGTCTTTTGGTGGATTTTCTTTTGGATCTTTCGGAGGATCTTCTTTGGGGGAATCGTCTGTCGGttgattttctgtttttggaGATTCTTTTTTGAGAGAATCGTCGTTCGGtggattttcttcttttgaaGATTCTTCTTTGGGAGCATCGACTTTcggaggattttcttttggaGGATCTTCTTTGGGAGAATCGTCTTTTGATGGATTTTCTTTTGGAGGATCTTCTTTGGGAGAATCGTCTTTTGGTGGATTTTCTTTTGGATCCTTCGGAGGATCTCCTTCAATAGGATTTTCTTTGGAAGAATCGTCTTTCAGtggattttcttcttttgaaGATTCTTCTTTGGGTGAATCGTCTTTTGGTGGATTTTCTTTTGGATCTTTCGGAGGATCTTCTTCAGTAGGATTTTCTTTGGGGGAATCGTCTGTCTGGGGATTTTCTTTTGGATCTTTTGGAGGATCTTCTTCAGGAGGATTTTCTTTGGGGGAATCGTCTGTCGGtggattttcttcttttgaaGATTCTTCTTTGGGGGAATCATCttttggtgaattttcttttggttCTTTCGGAGAAACTTCTTCAGTAGGATTTTCTTTGGGGGAATCGTCTGTCGGgggattttcttctttcggAGGATCTTCTTTGGGTGAATCGTCTTTCGgtggaatttctttttttgaaggattttctttCGGAGGATTTTCGTTTGTAGAATCGTCTTTGGGAGGATCGTCTTTCGAAGGTTTCGAAGGATCTTCTTCAGTAGGATTTGCTTTGGGGGAACCGTCTGTCggtggattttctttttttgtaggaGCTTCTTTGGGAGAATCGTCTTTTGAAGGATCTTCTTCAGTAGGATTTTCTTTGGGTGAACCGTCTGTCggtggattttctttttttgtaggaGCTTCTTTGGGAGAATCGTCTTTCGAAGGATCTTCTTCAGTAGGATTTTCTTTGGGTGAGCCGTCTGTCggtagattttctttttttgtaggaGCTTCTTTGGGAGAATCGTCTTTCGGAGGATCTTCTTCAGTAGGATTTTCTTTGGGGGAACCGTCTGTCggtggattttctttttttgtaggattttgtttttttggaggattttcttttggaGAATCGTCTTTCGGAGGATCTTCTTCAGTAGGATTTTCTTTGGGGGAATCGTCTGTCGGTGGATTTTCTTTTGGAGGATCTTCTTCAGAAGGATTTTCTTTGGGAGAATCGTCTTTCGGTGGATTTTCTTTTGGAGGATTATGTTTTATAGAATCGTTCTCTGTAGTACAACTAGTGGAAGTACATCCATTTTGTGGTATTGGCTGTTCTTCTAGCATATCCTTTATTTGTTGTGGATCTTTGCCAtctaaagttttttatttcgtgtttttaatctcaaaaaacatttaattatgCAACACAACCTACCGCTGGGTTCCATATCCCCTAATCGACTTTGCAGTGGAGAGTCAATAAACGGTGGATTTTCGCTAGTTGCCGGTTCTCGATTTTTTCTATCAACAGATTTCGGTGAATCTGCAAAAGGTAATTTAAATTCGCGTAGAAAAAGACCGTCGAATGTTATAGATCATTACAAAGTTTATTAAGTCACATAACACAACATACCAGACTCCACATCAGGGTAAGGTAACGGTGCTGGCGTTCGCTTTTTGGAATTTGGTGGATTTTCTGAATTGTCTGACGGAGGTGCAGCTTCCGGTTGAGGCATAGTTGGTTGATTTACAGCAGGGCACCCGTGTTCGGTACATTCTTTCGAAATACCTAAAAGATCTTGACTCGGCGATGCTGGACTTTCTTCAGGCTTTGATGGGTTTTGTATTCCAGACGACGGCAAATTATCAGTATAAGGACTTTGAAATTGATTCGGATTCGGGAAAAGGTTATTTGATGGCTGTGAAGGATTTGAAAACGGAATTTGGGGAGAATTTATTTGTGGTGCATTGTTATCAAACACACAGCCAAATGGACCGCACTGCAAATTTTGAGGAAATGGAACTGGATACGGTGGTCTCCCGGgcaatggaaaattattttgcagaTTTGGAATTTGAGGTTGACTTGAGTACATCGGATACTGCTGGTAATTCGGCATGGGAATGTTAAGTATGTCCATTAAATTAAAGTTCAGCGGCGATGGACTTGTGCTAGAAAGTTCTGGTTGACTATTCTGTTCTGTGACCTGATCCGGTGGACTTGACCCACTTGTTGGTGAAGCGTCAGGTGTCTCAGGCACAGAGGTAGCATTTTCTTTCGACTTGATTTCGTCAATCTTTTGATCGTGTTCAGCAATTttgctttttaattttttaagttcTTCCTTGAGATCATCTAGTTCGGGTGTCACGGTGGTAGTAGTCGGCCGAGCCGTTGTTCTAAGACTTTCTGggattttcctttctttttctCGTTTCAACATTTCGGGTGTCGGAGGACATTGTTTCTCCAAATCTCTAGAAAACTGTTGAATTGCATTTGGGGACTCCATTTTGGTGTCAATGCAACTATTACCAGCTATATTGCAGTACTGCAGATTCTTTAATGGAGCGAAGATGTCCGTTCCCATATGCATGATATTATTATGTCCAAGGTTCACGTACTCAATGTTGGGGCAAGGTTCGAAAACATCGTTTTCGAGTGATTGGAGCTCGTTTTCGCTCATGAAAAGTTGTTTCAAATTCGGGAATTGTTGCATATCAGCATTTTGCAACTCTTTCAGTTCGGAATTGGCAACTTGAAGTCCCTCGATATTCGGGAAAAACGTTTGCACATCTGAGGGAACGAACTGACACCGTTGATCTTGTACATCAAGAGCTCTCACTTCACGAATTGGTCGGAATGGTGTACCAATAACTTCTGTAATACTGTTGCGTGATGTTACTTGCATACCCTGCACTTTACACTGGAACACAATTCCTAGATTAATCCACTCTTCATTGCCGAATTCACATTCAAGGGTAAATCCTTGGGCACAACTCAATGTCATCGTCACGAGTAATATTATTTTGGCTAACATGATCAAGAACTGCGTTGTAGTACACAGCACaagcacattaaatttaaaacacaattttccttttacttaTTCTGTCCAAGTCTACCTTTAACTTCActtatgaaacttttttgaattattcgcAAGAATTGACTCTATTGCTGGCGGGTCAAGAGTTGAATTGTGAATgaataaatcaatcaaatattttattcttgTTCTATCCATGTTCTCACATACCTTATTTTGATGTAATGATAGTGTAATGATGAGTTATTAATATAACCTTCATTGCCAGAAGGTTGCAAAAACTGGTTTGAgtaattcataaatttgatCAATAGCTCATTAATCATGCAGAGAAGACAAGAAGAcgtgttacaaaaatttatcaaatcacATCGATTTACCAACAGCTTCATTCCTAGAAGCCGATCGCAAAAAGTATTTCCCCAAACCGGTTGAAATTACCTACAGCACAACAATTCTCTTCaagtataaaaattgtttagccAGAAACAGTTTGCACGCAATTCGGTGCAACAgattttaaggttttttttcgtcgattaGTTGGAAGGTCTAtcacaaccaaaaaaatagaagaaataaaaagttagAATTTCGTCTGTGATGCTGTGAATCTACTTACATCTTTACGATAGGAATGAAAAAATCGGCTTTGCTTCCGGTGTTCTGAAATCATATAAATGGGACCACTGgattgtaaattatttaaactTAATTTCCggtaaaattggaaataaaaaaatagtcGACCAATCTTTCATTAAGTCTTAGATAAAGCATAGAAGTCTTGAAGATAAgcaaatccacaaaaaaaaactcccgGAACCCAAGCAAGATTTTTCAGGGGTGCAATATACCAATGCATGAGTGCcaacttgtaaaaataaaaaacaaaaaccaccGATAACCGGTGGCGACTCGCTTGACGAACGAATAGTAGGATAACGGTTCCTAACTAAACAATAAACGTGTACCTTGACTCACAGTTTTTTCGCCACGACAAAAGTTTACTGTTTCTAGTAgtcaattccatcaattatcTACAGACTACCATGATTTTCGAGGAAATCCCAGAAAGTTTCATAAAAAGTCCTTGAATCTCACAAAAACTCGCAGAAATACCGACATGGCTCTAGGTTAAAATAACCCCAACACCTCGAACtcgttttcttataatttagAAGCGGCGAGCTTTTTCATACTTTACAGACGTTAATGGGGCTCTAAACCCCGCTAGGGGCTCCGCCCCTTAGACCCCGCAATGGGAGATATTCCTCCTTGACCCCCTatgcgggggctgccgcccctcgatcctgtttttttttttttttcttcacggcctgcggcgctaaCTTccctaaaaataataatagcATTTGCATTTGCGATGCTGTACTTATATGTACCAATTGAATTCTGGGCGAGTTCTAGCCAGAATACAGTCGAACTCGAATATAGTAGATAGATTCGAATActgtcgatatcctcgaattctgtcgatatACTGGAATATAGTCGATACACAGGAATATattcgatatcctcgaatactGGCGATAGACTCGAATACTATCGAtagactcgaatatagtcgatatcctcgaattctgtcgatatTCTGGTCATCtcgtcatttttcaaataatttttttgacattagtTATTACTACAATTCGTTATTTTGGTGGGGTTATTTTGACCGAATACCGACATGACCATCTTTGAACTTCCAATTTACAACAATGACCACTTTAAGAATATAATTAgaccaaaattttgttatgaaaattcGTAGATCTAATTTGTGAACAGTCAAAGACATTGAGGTGGGAAAAATCTATTTACTTTACACAGCGATATTCAACGGCAAAAATCAATCGCTTCACAGAAAACACGTGTGATTTGGAGATACGTGTCGACAACGGTTCTGAAATATTCATTTCGT
Proteins encoded in this region:
- the LOC119071544 gene encoding proline-rich extensin-like protein EPR1 isoform X2, with translation MLAKIILLVTMTLSCAQGFTLECEFGNEEWINLGIVFQCKVQGMQVTSRNSITEVIGTPFRPIREVRALDVQDQRCQFVPSDVQTFFPNIEGLQVANSELKELQNADMQQFPNLKQLFMSENELQSLENDVFEPCPNIEYVNLGHNNIMHMGTDIFAPLKNLQYCNIAGNSCIDTKMESPNAIQQFSRDLEKQCPPTPEMLKREKERKIPESLRTTARPTTTTVTPELDDLKEELKKLKSKIAEHDQKIDEIKSKENATSVPETPDASPTSGSSPPDQVTEQNSQPELSSTSPSPLNFNLMDILNIPMPNYQQYPMYSSQPQIPNLQNNFPLPGRPPYPVPFPQNLQCGPFGCVFDNNAPQINSPQIPFSNPSQPSNNLFPNPNQFQSPYTDNLPSSGIQNPSKPEESPASPSQDLLGISKECTEHGCPAVNQPTMPQPEAAPPSDNSENPPNSKKRTPAPLPYPDVESDSPKSVDRKNREPATSENPPFIDSPLQSRLGDMEPSDGKDPQQIKDMLEEQPIPQNGCTSTSCTTENDSIKHNPPKENPPKDDSPKENPSEEDPPKENPPTDDSPKENPTEEDPPKDDSPKENPPKKQNPTKKENPPTDGSPKENPTEEDPPKDDSPKEAPTKKENLPTDGSPKENPTEEDPSKDDSPKEAPTKKENPPTDGSPKENPTEEDPSKDDSPKEAPTKKENPPTDGSPKANPTEEDPSKPSKDDPPKDDSTNENPPKENPSKKEIPPKDDSPKEDPPKEENPPTDDSPKENPTEEVSPKEPKENSPKDDSPKEESSKEENPPTDDSPKENPPEEDPPKDPKENPQTDDSPKENPTEEDPPKDPKENPPKDDSPKEESSKEENPLKDDSSKENPIEGDPPKDPKENPPKDDSPKEDPPKENPSKDDSPKEDPPKENPPKVDAPKEESSKEENPPNDDSLKKESPKTENQPTDDSPKEDPPKDPKENPPKDDSPKKNPPNKDPPKEDSTNKPKEGASDMDASDDPDDVTINPVLEEKIQDLVMENEKKNNEIFKLLKKIQELEAKNKNQEKELKALKL
- the LOC119071544 gene encoding pollen-specific leucine-rich repeat extensin-like protein 1 isoform X1: MLAKIILLVTMTLSCAQGFTLECEFGNEEWINLGIVFQCKVQGMQVTSRNSITEVIGTPFRPIREVRALDVQDQRCQFVPSDVQTFFPNIEGLQVANSELKELQNADMQQFPNLKQLFMSENELQSLENDVFEPCPNIEYVNLGHNNIMHMGTDIFAPLKNLQYCNIAGNSCIDTKMESPNAIQQFSRDLEKQCPPTPEMLKREKERKIPESLRTTARPTTTTVTPELDDLKEELKKLKSKIAEHDQKIDEIKSKENATSVPETPDASPTSGSSPPDQVTEQNSQPELSSTSPSPLNFNLMDILNIPMPNYQQYPMYSSQPQIPNLQNNFPLPGRPPYPVPFPQNLQCGPFGCVFDNNAPQINSPQIPFSNPSQPSNNLFPNPNQFQSPYTDNLPSSGIQNPSKPEESPASPSQDLLGISKECTEHGCPAVNQPTMPQPEAAPPSDNSENPPNSKKRTPAPLPYPDVESDSPKSVDRKNREPATSENPPFIDSPLQSRLGDMEPSDGKDPQQIKDMLEEQPIPQNGCTSTSCTTENDSIKHNPPKENPPKDDSPKENPSEEDPPKENPPTDDSPKENPTEEDPPKDDSPKENPPKKQNPTKKENPPTDGSPKENPTEEDPPKDDSPKEAPTKKENLPTDGSPKENPTEEDPSKDDSPKEAPTKKENPPTDGSPKENPTEEDPSKDDSPKEAPTKKENPPTDGSPKANPTEEDPSKPSKDDPPKDDSTNENPPKENPSKKEIPPKDDSPKEDPPKEENPPTDDSPKENPTEEVSPKEPKENSPKDDSPKEESSKEENPPTDDSPKENPPEEDPPKDPKENPQTDDSPKENPTEEDPPKDPKENPPKDDSPKEESSKEENPLKDDSSKENPIEGDPPKDPKENPPKDDSPKEDPPKENPSKDDSPKEDPPKENPPKVDAPKEESSKEENPPNDDSLKKESPKTENQPTDDSPKEDPPKDPKENPPKDDSPKKNPPNKDPPKEDSTNKPKEGASDMDASGNIDDPDDVTINPVLEEKIQDLVMENEKKNNEIFKLLKKIQELEAKNKNQEKELKALKL